TGAAGGCGGATCCTGAAAAGGCGATGAAGGCCCTGGTAACGGTCGGTGTCGAACCGTCTGTCTACGCGGTGAACGGTCTTCGGGTCCCGGCGCCATCGCCCGACCAACGCGCCGCCGATGTGACGATCACGCCCGCCTATCAGAAGGGCTGGGTGGAGGTGCAGGACGAAGGTTCACAGATTGCGGCGCTGGCCGCGGGCCGACTTTCCGAGGACCGACAGGGAGCGCAGGTTCTCGACTACTGCGCTGGCGGGGGCGGTAAATCGCTGGCCCTGGCAGCATTGATGGACAATCGTGGCCAGATTTTTGCCTATGACAATGACGCCCGGCGCCTGGCACCGATCTTTGAGCGGCTGACCCGCTCCAATATCCGCAATGTGCAGGTCATCAGTCCGGCTGAGGATGTCAGCAAGCTCGAGGAGCTTGTCGGGAAGATGGACGTCGTCTTCGTGGACGCCCCCTGTACGGGGTCAGGAACCTGGCGTCGCCGGCCCGACACCAAATGGCGCCTGACCGAAGAACAGCTGGCGACACGCATGGATGAGCAGGATGAGGTTCTTGGACTGGCAGCCCAATACGTCAAACCGGGCGGCGCACTGGTCTATGTCACCTGTTCGGTTTTTGCCGAGGAAAACGAGGACCGCATCGCTGCATTTCTCAGCCGTAACGAAGGATTTACCCTATCCGACGCCCGCGCCGCGATCATTCAGTCCGGCGGCGTGCGCGCAGACAGTGACCTTCCGCCGCTCAGCGAGGGAGGCACTTTGCGCCTTTCACCCCGTCTGACCGACACCGATGGGTTCGGAATCACGCGCCTTCAGCGGCGCTCGTGAGATTTTCGTCTCAGGGGTTGGAATGTTCCGTTATTCGCGCTAAGGCTTGAGTCGTGGACGAACATGTGTTCGCCATTTGACTTCCCACCGCCTAAAACTGGTTATTGGCATTTGCTGTATCAGCAATGTGGTGGGCGAGGATAAACATCCTTCGCAACGGAGTCAGTCAAGAGCAATCAGCGTTATCTGAACTGTCGACAGGGGCAGTGCAGAGTGGGGTTTTCTGAACATTTTGTTTGGATTTGGCATTGAGGTGAACTCAATACCTCCGCACGCGAGAACAGGATTATCAATTTACGCTTATGGCGCAAAATTCGAAACGCGGGCGTCAGAACAACAGACGCCGTCAGGGTGGGAATAATCTCAACCGTTCCATGGATTCCACGGGCCCAGAGGTCAAGATCCGCGGCACGGCAGCGCAGATATACGATAAATACCAGACACTTGCGCGTGACGCAGCGTCTGCGGGTGATCGTGTGCGCGCGGAGAGCCTCCTTCAGCACGCTGAGCACTATTTTCGTGTGATGCGCTCCATGCAGAGTGCGGCTGAGAAGCAGGAAGGGCGTTCTCACGAGGATCGTGGGGACAATCGGTCCGATGATCGTGATGATAATCAGATCGATCAGGACGACGACAATGATGACAATGAGGCCGAGGAGGCGCCGCGTCCGGCCGCCCGTTCGCCTCGTCGCTCAGAAAAGTCTGACAAGTCCGACAAGGCTGAAAAGGCTGAGAAATCAGAAGCCGAGGCCACCTCCGCCAACGAGACTGACGCCAGTGCCGATGATGAAGAGGGCGGACCGAAACGGCGTCCTCGTCGCCGTCGTGCGCCGCGCCGGAGCGCCGAGGCTGGTGATGACGGTTCGGAATCGTCATCAGAAAACGCTGATGAGTCGGCGCCGGCCGCTTGACCGACTGCGGTGTGAAGGCCTGTTTCGGGCCTTCTCTTCAAATGCTGGATGTTGACCGCGGCCGACGGTCATTCCAGGGACGCTTCCATGTCGCCCGACGATTTCGACTTTGTTCTTCCTGAAGAGCTCATTGCGCTTGAGCCGGCCCAGCCGCGCGACAGCTCGCGTCTGCTGCATGTTCGGCCCGATGGTCTAGGCCATCACACATTCCGTGAACTGCCGACCCTCCTTCGGCCCGGCGATGTCCTTGTCATTAACGATACCAAGGTTTTTCCCGCCGCCTTGACCGCCATCCGTCCCGCGCGCGCGGAGGGCGGCGGCGGTGATGTTCAGGTGGACGTCAATCTCCTGCATCCGGTTTCGGAGGAGGAAAAGGTGGTTGTCTGGCGCGCCTTTGCCCGACCCGCAAAACGCCTGCGCGAGGGCGATATCTTGCACTTCGGCGATAGGTTCAGTGGCGAGATTGTCGCCCGTCGGGCGGGCGAGATCGATCTTCGCGTTTCCCTTTCTGCTGATCAGTTCATGCGCGGACTGCATGACGTCGGGCAAATGCCGTTGCCGCCCTATATTGCGCGCAAGCGGGGCACGCGGCCGGAGGATCGGGAAAATTATCAGACCATCTTTGCACGGCTTGAAGGTTCTGTTGCTGCGCCGACCGCGGGCCTGCATTTTACCGACCAGACTTTTGCCGATCTCGAGGCCCGGGGAATCAGCGTTGAGCGGGTGACACTGCATGTAGGGGCTGGCACGTTTCTGCCGGTGACCGCTGACACGATCGAAGACCATCAGATGCACGCGGAATGGGGTGAGGTCACGGAAGAGACAGCGCAACGCCTCAACACAGCGATGGCGGAAGGCCGCCGCATTGTCAGTGTCGGGACAACATCAACACGCCTTCTTGAATCAGCGGCCGTGTCCAAGGGTGTTCTTGCCCCTTTCCGGGGAGAGACATCAATTTTCATCACGCCTGGATATGAGTTTAAAATCATCGGCGCGTTGATCACAAATTTTCACCTGCCCAAATCAACCTTGCTGATGCTAATCAGCGCCTTCGCCGGGTCATCCACCATCAAGGCGGCCTATGACGCCGCCGTCGCCCGTCAGTACCGGTTCTATTCCTATGGCGACGCCTGCCTGATTGAGAAATCCTATGACTGAGTTTTCGTTTGATCTCTTGAGTACCGACGGACAGGCGCGCCGTGGTGAAATCACGACACCGCGCGGCAAAATCCAGACACCGGCTTTCATGCCGGTTGGTACGGCCGGGACCGTCAAGGCGATGCAGACCCGCGATGTGAAATCGACGGGCGCTGAAATCATTCTGGGGAATACCTATCACCTCATGCTGCGCCCAACGGCCGAGCGTGTGGCAAAGTTTGGTGGCCTTCACCGCTTCATGCAGTGGGATGGCCCCATCCTGACCGATAGTGGCGGGTTCCAGGTCATGTCGCTGGCCAAACTCCGCAAGCTGACCGATGAGGGCGTGTCGTTCCAGAGCCATATCGATGGCTCGCGTCATATGCTAACGCCTGAGCGTTCGATCGAGATCCAATGCCTTCTGGGGTCGGATATTCAGATGCAGCTCGATGAATGTCCCCCTTATCCGATTACGCAGGAGGCCTCACTGACTAGCCTCGAACTGTCGGTCCGGTGGGCAAAACGCTCCAAGCTGGCGTTTGAACGTCTGTCCGAGCCCGGGCAGGCGCTGTTCGGTATTGTTCAGGGGTCGGTTTTCGAAGACCAGCGCAAGCGGTCGGCAGAGGCGCTGCAGGAAATTGGCTTTCCCGGCTATTCCATCGGCGGGCTGGCCGTGGGTGAGGGGCAGGAACAGATGTTCCGTGTGCTTGATTTCACGACGCCGTTCCTGCCGACAGACAAGCCGCGCTACCTCATGGGGGTGGGCAAGCCGCTTGACCTTGTGGGGGCGGTTGAACGCGGCGTGGATATGTTCGATTGCGTCATGCCAACACGGTCTGGCCGTCACGGGCAGGCATTCACCTGGGACGGGGCGATCAATATCAAGAACGCGACTTTTGTCGATGATGAGTCGCCCCTCGATGCAGGTAGCGACTGCCCCGCTTCCCGCGACTATTCAAAAGCCTATCTCAATCATCTGTTCCGAGCCGGTGAATATCTCGCGGCGACCCTGCTCAGCTGGCACAATCTGGCTTTCTATCAGGAGCTCATGGCCCGCATGCGGACGGCCATTGCCGAAGGGCGCTTTGAAACCTTCGCTGCGGAATTCCGCGCGCGTTATCAGGGTTAGGCCTCTTTCGTTTCCGCAGAGCCTGCCGTTACCGACGCACCGGGACGATGCCGACCCTGCAGCGTCCGCAGCTGGTCCTTCAGTTTGTGCGGATCCATCGCCCACACGAAACCAAAGCTGACCGCCCCTTCCTTGGTCTGGACGGCGTGGTGGATCTTGTGGGCCTGCACGACGCGCTTGAAATAGCCCTTTTTCGGCACCCATTTCCACGGATAGCGCTGGTGCACGAGGCCGTCGTGAATGACCGTGTAGATGATGCCGTAAAGCAGTATCCCTAGCGCGATGTAGAAAAGCGGTGCCCAGACAAACGTACCGATGCCGAACAGGACAATCGACAAGACACTGAACACCACGGCGTAGTAGTCGTTCTTCTCGAGCAGATTGTTATGTGGCTCATGGTGGTCCTTGTGCCAGTCCCAGCCCCAGCCATGCATGATATATTTATGCGCCCACCATGCGGTGAACTCCATCGCTGCGGTTGTGCCGAACACCAGAAGGATTTTGATGAAGAGGCTCACGTGACAGGCCTCGTCCACAGAAGGGCAGGGCGCGGCGGCAGCTTGCGGAAGAACTGCGATTTTGACGTGGCGCCCTGAAGGCATCCAAGGCCTGCCAGCGCGAGCTTGCGCCGCCGTGAGGTGCGGGCGCGCTCGTCCCAGGCGGCGGTCCCGTTCTTGCGGACAACCCGGCCGATATCGCGATAGACCCCGCGCGCTGCGGCGACCGCAAACCCTGCACGGATGGGCAGACGCCGAACGCCCGGACCGGACGACCGGTAATACCTGTCCGCTTCATCAAGCAGACGCAGCGCCACCGTCCAGACGGCTTCGCGATTGTCTGTGTCCAGAACAGCCTCTGGGGTTGGCTCAACACCCGCTTCGCGCAACCAGTCGGCAGGCAGATAAACCCGGCCGATGCGGGCATCATCGATGATGTCGCGGCAGATATTGGTGAGCTGGAACGCAATGCCAAGGTCCGAGGCACGATCGAGCGTGTCCTGATCATCCGGGGCGACGCCCATGATGATCGCCATCATGACACCCACGACACCGGCCACGTGGTAGCCGTACTCAAGAGTGTCCGCGAGGGTTTCATAAGACCTGTCCGCCACATCCATTTCAAAGCCGTGCAGAAGTTCGAGCGCGTGCTTTTCGGGCATGCCGGTATCTTCAGTGACCGTCTGAAGCGCGAGAAAAGCGGGTTCGATGACCGTTCCGCCGGTCATGGCGCGGTGGGTCTGCTCACGCAGATAGGCCAAATCGCTGGCGCTCGGGACATGGGGCTGACCATCCGGTGTCGGTGTGCTGAACCCCAGATTCTGACCATCGACCACGTCATCGCAGTAGCGGCACCATGCATAGAGCATATGCGCATGACGTTTCATGCGCGGCCGAAACAGAAGCGACGCGAGCGCGAAGCTTTTCGATCCTTTCGAAATGGCCTCGCTAGCCTTGGCCGCGACAATGTCCTGGTCGATCGCCATCGGTTTCCTCTTTCCCTAGACCGCTTTTTCGGTTGCCGGAGACGCAAGCCCGAAATCGTCAATCATCAGACCGGCTGTGGCCTTGGCTGACCCTACCACACCCGGAATGCCCGCGCCGGGATGGGTCCCGGCCCCGACAAAATACAGGTTTTCAATCTCGTCGTCACGATTGTGCAGCCGGAAATAGGCGGACTGGGTCAGGATGGGTTCAATGCTGAACGCTGAGCCCACATGAGCATTCAGTTTTGTTTCGAAATCGGCGGGCGTGAAAATGTGGCTGGTGACCAGATTTTCCTTCAGGCCGGGCAGATACCGCGCATCGAGATAGTCAAAGATCTTGTCGCGATATTCTAGCCCCGTGACCGACCAGTCGATCTTGGCCTTGTCGAGATTGGGGACGGGCGACAGGGCATAGAACCCGTCGCAGCCCTCAGGCGCCAGGGCCGGGTCGGTTGCGGTTGGGCGGTGCAGATAGAGCGAGAAATCATCCGGCAGAGTAGGGCCGTTGAAGATCTCCTTGATCAGCTCACGATAGCGCGGGCCGAACAGGATGGAATGGTGAGCGATTTCCGGAAACTGCTTCTTCACCCCGAAATAGGTCACGAACAGGGAGTTTGAATACCGCTTGGACTTAAGCGATTTCGTCATGCTCTTGCCGCGTGGGGTCCGACCCAGCAGCTTCTCATAGGTGTGGACGATGTCCGCATTCGACGCGATCGTGTCAAAGGACGCGGTATAGCCCGAACGCGTCTTGATCGTCCGTACGCGGTCAGCGGCCATGCCGATCTCTGTCACCGGATCATCAAGGATGATCGTGCCGCCCAGATCACTGAACAATCGGCCCATCGCCTGGATCAGTGCGCCTGTGCCACCGCGGGGAAACCACACGCCCCATTTGCGCTCAAGCGCGTGGATCAGGGCATAGATGGAGGAGGTCTTGTGCGGGTCGCCACCGACCAGCAGGGTGTGGAAGCTGAACGCCTGGCGCAGCTGCTCGTCCTCAATGAAATCTGCAACCCGTCCGTAGACGGATCGGAAGGCCTGCAGTGTCGCCAGTTGCGGTGCCGCCCGGACCATGGACCAGAAATTCAGGAACGGGACAGCGCCGAGCTTCAGATAGCCTTCTTCGAACACGGCCTCGGAATATTTGTAGAAGCGTCTGTACCCTTCAACGTCTTTTGGGTTTTTCGCCCGGATCTGTTCCTCGAGCCGTTCAGATTCCTTGTTGTAGTCAAAGGTGTAGCCATCTTCCCAGTGCAGACGATAAAGCGGGTCGACTTCGATCAACTCCACATAATCTTCGAGCTTGCGCCCGGCATCGGCAAACAGCTCCTGCAGCGCGGACGGATCTGTGACGACCGTGGGCCCGGCATCGAAGGTGAACCCGTCCATCTCGTAGACGTAGGCTCTGCCCCCGAGTTTGTCGCGTCCCTCGATCAGGGTCGTGTCAAAGCCTGCGGTCTGCAGCCGGCAGGCCAGCGCCAACCCACCAAAGCCGCCACCAATCACCGCTGCCTTAGGGGCAATACTCATCCAAGCTGTCCTTCTTCAATCTGATCCCCGCGGCCGGTCGCTGCGAGGTGCCTGATGGCGCGGGAAATAGGCACCGGCGGTTTGCCGGCCAGTATGCGTATTTGATCCTGCCACGTATTTCGCCCTGCATAGAACCGGGAAATAAGGGGTTGGGGCAAGCCATAGAAGCGTTGCAGGACAATATACCGCTCCTGCGGCCGGGCCGCCCGGAACAGCATCCTGTTCAGCATTCTATAAAACCGATGGGTCTGCCATTGGCGCTGGGCGTAGTGCCTGATCATTTCGCTCGCCGCGGCGGTCATGCGCGGAGATGACGCAGCAATGAGATCGGCCAGCCGCACGGCATCCGGCACTGAATAGCCTGTCACCGGATGAAAAAGTCCGGCCCGCAATCCCAGCGGCGCCGGCCCGCCCTCGAAGGCCGACCAGTAGGCGTTGATATCACCGTCCAGAACAATCGGCAGGATGCCGCGCTCTTCTCGAGCGATCTCCTCCACCGTCCAGCCTCGTGCAGCCGCATAGCGAAAGATTTCTTCCTTCAGTGTCGCCGTCGGGAGGTCCGCACCATCTGCGTAATAGGTATCTTCGATGATTGCACTGCGGGCCGTCAGCGGCAGCACGTAGACGAAGCGATAGCCGTCCGTCTGCGGCACAGTGGCGTCCATGATCGTGGGAATGGTTTCGCCGTGTGGACTGCTGAAGGAGAGCTCAAGACCGAGAAATTTCTGGAAAGCGAGGGCCATATGCGGCGAGGGGATCGGGCCGCGTGCATCAAAGACCAGGGGAGCGTTGAATGTTTCCTCGCCACGACCCGTCCGAATGGTCGCCGCTTCAGCTGTCAGATCGCTCACATTGGCGCGGGTGCGAATCGTCAGCGTCGGCAGGCGCTCGGTCAGTATCTGGGCGAAATGCTCGGAGGTGATGGACCGATAGCCGACGGCAATCTCTCTTTGGCGGGCGGGAAACGCGACCTTCTGGGCCGGCCAGGAATAGCTGACGAATGGCTCGATCCATGACAGCTCATCGGCGGTCAGATCAGTCTCATGAAAGGACCATGTGTGATTGCCGCCAAGGGCGGCGTCGCGCTCAAGAAGAAGAATGCGCAAATCGGGCTGCGCCTTCAGCAGGCGATAGGCGGTCAGGCCGCCGGACAGGCCACCACCGGCAATGATGACATCAAAAGTCGGTGCGGCATTCATGAAAACGGATGTGCCGGTTTTCGATCATCCCGTCCAGTCGGTGACAATGCCGCAGAGAAAAGGCCCCGGCGTGCGACCGGGGCCTTTTGTGCAAGAATGTTAGTGATCAAACGGTAGAAGTACTCTCCCGTCCATCTGCAAAGGTCAGGCCAGTCGTCCGGCAAATCGCGTGGCCTATTGAGACCTAGACAGGCGGACCGCACAGGGCGATAAGCGCCTTCAGAACGACAGGTTTCAGGATCAGGCATGCTCGGCTTCATCAAGCGCATTTTCATCTGGTGGCACGACAACACGCTCGGCCATTCCTTCACCATGTGGAAGCGCGGTGCACGCCTTGTGGGTGAGGATGTGCAGGGAAATCGCTATTACGAGGAGAGCAAGCCGGGTTCATTTTCCGGCGGCGGCAAGCGTCGTTGGGTCGTCTATCACGGCCATGCTGATGGCAGCCGGGTCACGCCGGAATGGAATGGCTGGCTGCATCATACGTTTGATGAGCCGCCGACGCTCGAGAACCTGCCGGTGAAGAAGTTCGAGAAACCCTACCTGCCAAACATGACGGGTACGCCCATGGCCTATCACCCCAAAGGGTCCCTTTCCCACAGCGCTGAAAAGGGTAAGGTTGCAGAACCTTATGAGGCGTGGAGCCCCGAAAACGCCTAATTCCGGCATTAGCTGGTGACGACAATGCGCTGCAGGAGGATCGGATCGTTGAATATGTTCAAGCTTGGACCGGTCATCGCACTGTCAATCCTCTCTGTCGGCATGGCTGTCGCGCAAGACGACGTCGCAGCGCCCACGGAAGAAGAAACACGAACAGAACGCCTCGGCTGGACGCTGCCGCCGCTGCCGCCTGAAAAGGGCGAGCCGCTGGGTGAGCTTGATCGGCTGTCACAGTCGGCGTCCGGTATCAGCTTCGGTGTTGATCTCTACGATGCGCGCAAGGACAATCCGCTGAAGCCTGTCTCGGTTACTATCCGTGCCCTCGACAAGATCACGGCGACCTTCACCGACATTCAGATTCCGATCGGCGAAGAGGCTCAATACGGACCGCTGACCCTTCTGCCGCGGACATGCGACAAACGTCCGCCTGAGGAGACGCCGGAAACCACGGTCTTCCTCGAAGTGTATTCCACCAAGGACGACGTTCAGGGCGAGCGTGCCCGTGCCCGCGAAGGGGAAGCGACTCCAGTCGCCCGGTCATCAATCAGAATGGCGGACGAGAAGTCGGCACCACGGCCAGCACTCTTTCGGGGATGGATGTTCGCGTCCTCGCCGTCACTAAACGCGCTGCAGCATCCGGTCTACGATGTCTGGGTGATTGACTGCAAAATGGTCGAGCCCGGCATCTGATCGGGCAGGGCTGCAAAATCAGCCTCGGTCTGTACCGCGTCCGCCAGCAGAATTTGATAGTCATCGGCCGGGACTTCCATCGTGCCAAACTGGACGAGATGATCGTTCTGGAACTGCGTGTCGAGCAGGCGATAGCCGCCGGCTCTGAGCTTTGCGACCAGGTGGACGAGTGCCACCTTGCTGGCATCCGTGGCGCGCGAAAACATGCTCTCGCCAAAAAACGCGCCGCCTATCGACACGCCGTATAATCCGCCCACGAGCGTGCCATCCTCGGTCCGCGTCTCGACACTGTGGGCAAACCCCAGTTCGAACAGTCCTGTATAGGCTTCGAGGATCTGCTCATTAATCCAGGTGACCCGCCGTCCAGCCTGCGGCTCGGCACATCTCTGCATCACCGTGCGGAAATCGGTGTCCGACGTCACGATATATCTGTCCTGACGAACGGTCTTCCTCAGTGACTTTGAGATGTGGAAACGATCGAGCGGAATGACACCCCGAAGTTCTGGGTGCACCCAGTAAATCTCATCGGCCGTCGCATCGTCGGCCATCGGGAAATACCCGATCTGATAAGCCTGCAGCAGAAGCTCGGGCGTCAGTTTCTGCGGCGCG
This genomic stretch from Parvularcula sp. LCG005 harbors:
- a CDS encoding RsmB/NOP family class I SAM-dependent RNA methyltransferase — protein: MRDGGRVSAAMEILDDFNSRRVPLKVCLSDWARNARFAGSKDRAAISGLALDVLRRRESLYATDGGTRMAVALALRHLWAWPVKRIVDAYADEPHGPGDLDDLELELIEQGIPTPEEKSEQAEVPAFVYDMLARVSDDPVAEGLASCARAATDLRVNTLKADPEKAMKALVTVGVEPSVYAVNGLRVPAPSPDQRAADVTITPAYQKGWVEVQDEGSQIAALAAGRLSEDRQGAQVLDYCAGGGGKSLALAALMDNRGQIFAYDNDARRLAPIFERLTRSNIRNVQVISPAEDVSKLEELVGKMDVVFVDAPCTGSGTWRRRPDTKWRLTEEQLATRMDEQDEVLGLAAQYVKPGGALVYVTCSVFAEENEDRIAAFLSRNEGFTLSDARAAIIQSGGVRADSDLPPLSEGGTLRLSPRLTDTDGFGITRLQRRS
- a CDS encoding DUF4167 domain-containing protein yields the protein MAQNSKRGRQNNRRRQGGNNLNRSMDSTGPEVKIRGTAAQIYDKYQTLARDAASAGDRVRAESLLQHAEHYFRVMRSMQSAAEKQEGRSHEDRGDNRSDDRDDNQIDQDDDNDDNEAEEAPRPAARSPRRSEKSDKSDKAEKAEKSEAEATSANETDASADDEEGGPKRRPRRRRAPRRSAEAGDDGSESSSENADESAPAA
- the queA gene encoding tRNA preQ1(34) S-adenosylmethionine ribosyltransferase-isomerase QueA: MSPDDFDFVLPEELIALEPAQPRDSSRLLHVRPDGLGHHTFRELPTLLRPGDVLVINDTKVFPAALTAIRPARAEGGGGDVQVDVNLLHPVSEEEKVVVWRAFARPAKRLREGDILHFGDRFSGEIVARRAGEIDLRVSLSADQFMRGLHDVGQMPLPPYIARKRGTRPEDRENYQTIFARLEGSVAAPTAGLHFTDQTFADLEARGISVERVTLHVGAGTFLPVTADTIEDHQMHAEWGEVTEETAQRLNTAMAEGRRIVSVGTTSTRLLESAAVSKGVLAPFRGETSIFITPGYEFKIIGALITNFHLPKSTLLMLISAFAGSSTIKAAYDAAVARQYRFYSYGDACLIEKSYD
- the tgt gene encoding tRNA guanosine(34) transglycosylase Tgt: MTEFSFDLLSTDGQARRGEITTPRGKIQTPAFMPVGTAGTVKAMQTRDVKSTGAEIILGNTYHLMLRPTAERVAKFGGLHRFMQWDGPILTDSGGFQVMSLAKLRKLTDEGVSFQSHIDGSRHMLTPERSIEIQCLLGSDIQMQLDECPPYPITQEASLTSLELSVRWAKRSKLAFERLSEPGQALFGIVQGSVFEDQRKRSAEALQEIGFPGYSIGGLAVGEGQEQMFRVLDFTTPFLPTDKPRYLMGVGKPLDLVGAVERGVDMFDCVMPTRSGRHGQAFTWDGAINIKNATFVDDESPLDAGSDCPASRDYSKAYLNHLFRAGEYLAATLLSWHNLAFYQELMARMRTAIAEGRFETFAAEFRARYQG
- a CDS encoding sterol desaturase family protein encodes the protein MSLFIKILLVFGTTAAMEFTAWWAHKYIMHGWGWDWHKDHHEPHNNLLEKNDYYAVVFSVLSIVLFGIGTFVWAPLFYIALGILLYGIIYTVIHDGLVHQRYPWKWVPKKGYFKRVVQAHKIHHAVQTKEGAVSFGFVWAMDPHKLKDQLRTLQGRHRPGASVTAGSAETKEA
- a CDS encoding phytoene/squalene synthase family protein, which produces MAIDQDIVAAKASEAISKGSKSFALASLLFRPRMKRHAHMLYAWCRYCDDVVDGQNLGFSTPTPDGQPHVPSASDLAYLREQTHRAMTGGTVIEPAFLALQTVTEDTGMPEKHALELLHGFEMDVADRSYETLADTLEYGYHVAGVVGVMMAIIMGVAPDDQDTLDRASDLGIAFQLTNICRDIIDDARIGRVYLPADWLREAGVEPTPEAVLDTDNREAVWTVALRLLDEADRYYRSSGPGVRRLPIRAGFAVAAARGVYRDIGRVVRKNGTAAWDERARTSRRRKLALAGLGCLQGATSKSQFFRKLPPRPALLWTRPVT
- a CDS encoding phytoene desaturase — protein: MSIAPKAAVIGGGFGGLALACRLQTAGFDTTLIEGRDKLGGRAYVYEMDGFTFDAGPTVVTDPSALQELFADAGRKLEDYVELIEVDPLYRLHWEDGYTFDYNKESERLEEQIRAKNPKDVEGYRRFYKYSEAVFEEGYLKLGAVPFLNFWSMVRAAPQLATLQAFRSVYGRVADFIEDEQLRQAFSFHTLLVGGDPHKTSSIYALIHALERKWGVWFPRGGTGALIQAMGRLFSDLGGTIILDDPVTEIGMAADRVRTIKTRSGYTASFDTIASNADIVHTYEKLLGRTPRGKSMTKSLKSKRYSNSLFVTYFGVKKQFPEIAHHSILFGPRYRELIKEIFNGPTLPDDFSLYLHRPTATDPALAPEGCDGFYALSPVPNLDKAKIDWSVTGLEYRDKIFDYLDARYLPGLKENLVTSHIFTPADFETKLNAHVGSAFSIEPILTQSAYFRLHNRDDEIENLYFVGAGTHPGAGIPGVVGSAKATAGLMIDDFGLASPATEKAV
- the crtY gene encoding lycopene beta-cyclase CrtY; amino-acid sequence: MNAAPTFDVIIAGGGLSGGLTAYRLLKAQPDLRILLLERDAALGGNHTWSFHETDLTADELSWIEPFVSYSWPAQKVAFPARQREIAVGYRSITSEHFAQILTERLPTLTIRTRANVSDLTAEAATIRTGRGEETFNAPLVFDARGPIPSPHMALAFQKFLGLELSFSSPHGETIPTIMDATVPQTDGYRFVYVLPLTARSAIIEDTYYADGADLPTATLKEEIFRYAAARGWTVEEIAREERGILPIVLDGDINAYWSAFEGGPAPLGLRAGLFHPVTGYSVPDAVRLADLIAASSPRMTAAASEMIRHYAQRQWQTHRFYRMLNRMLFRAARPQERYIVLQRFYGLPQPLISRFYAGRNTWQDQIRILAGKPPVPISRAIRHLAATGRGDQIEEGQLG
- a CDS encoding NADH:ubiquinone oxidoreductase subunit NDUFA12, whose amino-acid sequence is MLGFIKRIFIWWHDNTLGHSFTMWKRGARLVGEDVQGNRYYEESKPGSFSGGGKRRWVVYHGHADGSRVTPEWNGWLHHTFDEPPTLENLPVKKFEKPYLPNMTGTPMAYHPKGSLSHSAEKGKVAEPYEAWSPENA
- a CDS encoding DUF2155 domain-containing protein codes for the protein MFKLGPVIALSILSVGMAVAQDDVAAPTEEETRTERLGWTLPPLPPEKGEPLGELDRLSQSASGISFGVDLYDARKDNPLKPVSVTIRALDKITATFTDIQIPIGEEAQYGPLTLLPRTCDKRPPEETPETTVFLEVYSTKDDVQGERARAREGEATPVARSSIRMADEKSAPRPALFRGWMFASSPSLNALQHPVYDVWVIDCKMVEPGI
- the aat gene encoding leucyl/phenylalanyl-tRNA--protein transferase; translation: MPDDDSAPQKLTPELLLQAYQIGYFPMADDATADEIYWVHPELRGVIPLDRFHISKSLRKTVRQDRYIVTSDTDFRTVMQRCAEPQAGRRVTWINEQILEAYTGLFELGFAHSVETRTEDGTLVGGLYGVSIGGAFFGESMFSRATDASKVALVHLVAKLRAGGYRLLDTQFQNDHLVQFGTMEVPADDYQILLADAVQTEADFAALPDQMPGSTILQSITQTS